From the genome of Sporomusa sphaeroides DSM 2875:
GGAAACCATGAGCATAGAACGCCGTAAATTGCTCAAAGCCTTAGGGGCGCAGCTGGAACTGACGCCAGGTGCCAACGGGATGAAAGGCGCCATTGCCCGGGCGGAGGAACTGGCAGCGGCAACTCCTAATTCCTGGATTCCTCAACAGTTTAAGAATCCGGCTAATCCTGAAATTCATCGTAAAACAACTGCCGAAGAAATCTGGCAAGATACCGACGGCGAAGTGGATATTGTGGTAGGCGGCGTCGGTACCGGCGGTACCATTACCGGTATTGCCGAAGCGTTGAAGGCCCGTAAACCAGGATTTAAAGCTGTGGCAGTAGAACCGATTGATTCGCCGGTGTTGTCTGGCGGCAACCCCGGTCCGCATAAAATTCAGGGAATTGGCGCCGGTTTTATTCCGGATGTATTTAATGGCAAGGCCATTGATGAAATTATTCAAGTGCAGTCTGCCGATGCTTTTGAAACCGCAAGAGCAGTGGCAGCCACCGAAGGCCTGCTTGTCGGTATCTCCAGCGGTGCTGCCCTTCATGCCGCGACAGAACTGGCCAAACGCCCGGAAAATAAGGGTAAAAACATTGTGGTCATTCTGCCTGATACCGGTGAGCGGTATCTGTCAACCCCATTGTTTGGTGAAGAATAAACTTGTTGCCAAAGTTCAGGCTTTCCTCGAAATGAGGAACTGAGACGGTAAAGCAGCCCGGGATAATTCCCGGGCTGCTTTGTTTCTATATAGTATCCGAGAACTAGCCTTCAGAGGGGGTTAAAACCCCAGCTGAAGGTTAGTCTACTTTATCTTTTTGCAGGAAATACTAAAAAATATTGACTATAAGTAAGCTTCATTATATTATAATACTATACAGGGGTATAGTATATGGAGGGTGTCTATGTTAAATGAGCAGGAAAAGGTTAGCATAAAAAAAAGATTACGCCGTATCGGCGGACAAATTAATGGCATTGAAAAAATGGTGGAGGAAAGCCGCTATTGTGTGGATGTCCTGCAGCAAATTATGGCTGCCAGAGCGGCGCTTAATCAGGTGGCACTGATTATGCTTGAAAGCCATACAAAAAGCTGTGTGGTTAATGCGATAAAAGAAGACCGTACCGAACAAGCTGTAGATGAACTGATGAGCGTTTTGTCCAAATTCGCAAAATAAAGCTTTGGGTTAAAGGGGTGAAACAGATATGGCTGAAGCACGAAACAACCTGTCTGCCGACACGGTATTACTAAAGGTCGGCGGCATGACTTGCGCCGCTTGTTCCGGCAGGGTGGAACGGGGGCTTGCCAAATTGCCGGGAGTAGAGAAGGCGGCAGTAAATCTGGCAACCGGAAAGGCGGCGGTGACCTATGACCGGTCGCAGCTCTCGCTTAATGAGATTGCGCAGAAGATTGAAGCGCTGGGTTATACGGTGATCCGGGATAAGGTGGAATTAAAAATTACCGGCATGACCTGCGCGGCTTGCTCGGGGCGGGTGGAAAGGAGCCTGAATAAGCTGCCCGGTGTCGTCAGCGCAGTTGTCAACCTGGCGGTGGAGAAGGCTACAGTCGAGTATTATCCGGATGTGGTCAGCGTTCAGGACATTAAGGCCAAAATTGAAGCCACCGGTTTTGGGGCCCTGGATTTAACCGATACGGCGGCGGTAGATAAAGAACAGCAAACCCATGAAGCCGAAAGTAATAAACAACGGTTTCGCCTGTTTCTGGCTGCCGGGTTTTCTGTGCCGCTCCTGCTGGGCATGATTCTGCATATGTTAGGCCTGATGGGCGGGGTTACCGAATTTTTGATGAATCCGTATTTCCAATTTGTAATGGCCACACCGGTTCAGTTTATTGCCGGCTGGCAGTTCTACCGGGGAGCCTATATGGTGCTTAAGAACGGCAGTGCCAATATGGATGTATTGGTGGTGCTTGGCACCTCGGCAGCATATTTTTACAGTATTGCCAATGTGCTGCGCGGGGAACCGCACTTGTATTTTGAAACCTCCGCTATTTTGATTACCCTTATCATCTTAGGCAAATTGCTTGAAGCCAATGCCAAGGGGAAAACCTCTGAGGCCATTAAGGCGCTGATGGGGCTGCAGGCCAAGACCGCCCGGGTGGTTCGCGACGGGCAGGAAATGGATATTCCGGTCGAGGCGGTTTTAGTCGGGGATGTGGTGGTAGTACGTCCCGGCGAGAAAATTCCGGTTGACGGTATTATTCGTGAAGGAACATCAACTGTTGATGAATCCATGCTTACCGGTGAAAGCCTGCCTGTTGACAAAGCAGTGGGCGACCAGGTGGTTGGCGCTACTATTAATAAATTAGGCACCTTCAAATTTGAGGCCGTTAAGGTTGGCAAAGATACTGCCTTAGCCCAAATTGTGCGTATTGTCGAAGCCGCGCAAGGGTCGAAAGCTCCCATTCAACGGTTTGCCGATGTGGTTTCAGGCTATTTTGTTCCGGTTGTCGTCGGGCTGTCGCTGGTAACCTTTGCTGTCTGGTTCTTTATCCTGGACCCGGGCAATTTTGCGCGCGCCCTGGTTAACTTTACCGCCGTCCTGGTTATTGCCTGCCCCTGCGCTCTGGGACTGGCTACGCCGACCTCCATTATGGTGGGTACAGGCAAGGGGGCGGAAAGCGGCATCTTGATAAAAGGCGCTGAGCATTTGGAACATGCCCATAAGTTGACAACCATTGTCCTTGACAAAACCGGCACAATTACCAAAGGCCAGCCGGAAGTGACCGATATTGTCACCCTGGCCGGGATGGCGGAAGCCGAACTGGTGAGGCTGGCCATCAGTGCCGAGAAGAATTCGGAACATCCCCTGGCGCAGGCGATTGTTGCCCACGGACAGCAGCAAGGGATAGCCCTCAGCGAACCGGAGTCGTTTACCGCCATTCCGGGCCATGGGATTGAGGTTGCGATTGAGGGCAAGCGAATTTTAGTGGGTACCCGCAAGCTAATGAAGGAAAACAATATTGAATATGAAACAGCGGTGGCAACAATCGAGCAGTTGGAGCTTCAGGGTAAAACCGTAATGCTGCTGGCGGTGGACAATCAGCTAAGCGGTTTGCTGGCGGTAGCCGATACGGTAAAAGAAAGCTCGGCCCAGGCTGTAGCCGAACTGCAAAAAATGGGTATCGAAGTGTGGATGATGACAGGGGACAACACCCGTACGGCGCAGGCCATTGCCCAAGCGGTAGGGATTACAAATGTTATGGCCGAGGTGCTGCCGGAGCACAAAGCCGCAAAGGTAGAGGCGCTGAAGCAAGAAGGCAAGATTGTGGGTATGGTTGGTGACGGCATTAATGATGCCCCGGCACTGGCTATTGCCGATGTGGGCTTTGCTATTGGCACCGGCACCGATGTGGCGATTGAGGCCGCCGATATTACCCTTATACGGGGAGAGCTAACCGGCCTGGTGGCAGCCATTCGCTTAAGTAAGGCAACCATGCGCAACATTAAGCAGAATTTATTCTGGGCGCTTGTCTACAACTCGCTGGGCATTCCGGTGGCGGCGGCAGGATTTTTGTCCCCCGTTCTGGCAGGTGCCGCCATGGCGTTTAGTTCGGTTTCGGTGGTAACCAATGCGTTGAGATTAAAACGGTTTGACCCTTACGGCGAGTTAAAGTAAGGAACGAAAGGAGGTGAATTTTGTGAGTCAAGCAGCAGAGATTGTATTAAAAGTTGAAGGTATGTCCTGCGGACATTGTAAAATGAGTGTTGAGAAGGCACTCCAGGCTATTCCGGGAGTAGTGAGCGCAAGTGTTGACCTGGAAAAAAAGGAAGCCCTGGTGACAGGTACTGCTGCACGGGATGCGCTGGTCAAGGCTGTGGAAGATGTGGGGTTTGACGTGGTTTAATGACTAATGACAGACGCAAGGAAGTTTTATATTAAATCTATGCTAATAAAGTACGCTAAAATCAACGTCTTCAACAAGACGTTGATTTTTTGCTTTTAGTAATTCAGCTTTCGCAGTGATAAACCGGTCTTTATGCCATACTCCTGTAGCACCGTTGGGCGAAAGAAGTCAGGCAGCCGATTTATCTGAGAATCACCGAAGCTTGCACGGTAATAAGCTTCATGAGGCGATTTTCTCCTTCGTCCTCTCTTTCATCCTCTGCCAGCTGTCGATCTGCTGGCCGCTTTGTGAAACAGTTTTGACAGATAACTTGTCTTGCCCTACTTCGACGACAAGATAATTCGGCTCCTCAAAAGGATTATGAAAAAATTCATGGAGTTCGTTGGGGGTAACATACTGATAAGCTTTTGCCCCGCTGCGTCCTGCCGTAACATAGATTGTGCCGCCTGCCGTTATCTTATCGCCTGTCAGCGGATAGGTGCGGGCATAAACATGGTCGTGTCCGCTTATGACAACATCAACGCGATGCTTGTCAAACAGCGGGACGAACGCCGCTTTGACTGGCTCGTTGCTTCGGCCTGATTTGACAGGATAGGGAGTCTTGTGCAGCAGCACAATCTTCCAGCGCTTAGCAGTTGCCGCCAGATCGGCATCAAGCCAGGCCTGCTGCCTTGCCAGCATATCCGGTATAAAGCGCGCCTCCTCCCGTTCCTGGCTATCCAGGATAACGAAATGGGCGTCGCCGTAATCGAATGAATAGACAAGGCCTTGTAAACCGTCAGGTCCGTTAGCGGGAAGCTTGAACTGGGCGGTAAACAAAACAGGCATAGTCCGTTCGCCCCAGACCGGCGTGTATGTTTCATGATTGCCGGTAAGCGGCATGACGGTGACGTTGCTGATAACAGCTTCGGCTGCGTCAAACCACTCCTGCCATTGGCCGTAATCGGCGCCGACATCGACAAGATCGCCGACTACTGTCAAAAACGCCGCCTGGGGATTGGCCTGGTAGGCCTGCCTGACAAGCCGGCCCCAGCTCTCATACCGGTCACTCTGCGAGTCACCGAAAACAAGAAAGCGAAAAGCCGCCGTATTGGCAGGTGCTGTTGTAAACCAGTACGGCCGGCTCCAGCTATCACCATCTCCCAGCAGGTACATGTAGGTTGTATCAGGCTTCAGCCCTGTCAGTGCCGCTACATGGACGACAAGGCCGCTTCCGTCGGCAGGCAGCGGCCGGGAGGTAGCGGTGACAACCGTGGCTTTAGCAGTAAATACATTACTGTCGGCCTTTTCAGCATACATGATTTTACCGACAGGCCAGGATGATTCTGTTTTCCAGGTAATAGTCTGCGTGACACTTGCCCTGTCTGTCCAGGTTAGTGTCACATGCTGCGCCGTATAGGCGTCTGCCACCGCTCCAGCGAGCGGCACCGGTAAAACCGCCAGCACCGCCGCCAGTAGAAAGATGAGGATACCATCCCTTATTCGATAACCAGCCATTATTTCGCCGCCTTTCTGTTATAAGCTATTACAACTTTTAAATGGTTTGCCCTTTTATCATTTGGATTAATTTTAAAATAAAAAATAAGCATAAATAAACCTTATTAGACTATTTAAAAAGAAAACGAGGGTTTTTTAATAACACGGTTTCAACGGTAACCAATGCGCTTAGAATCATTTTAAGCGCATTTTTAAATATAAACAACATAAACAAACAAAAACAA
Proteins encoded in this window:
- the cysK gene encoding cysteine synthase A — encoded protein: MAKIYGNLTELIGNTPLLELKQYAGIKEVGGRIIAKVEYFNPLGSVKDRIGYAMIKDAEDRGLINKDTVIIEPTSGNTGVALAFVAAARGYKLILTMPETMSIERRKLLKALGAQLELTPGANGMKGAIARAEELAAATPNSWIPQQFKNPANPEIHRKTTAEEIWQDTDGEVDIVVGGVGTGGTITGIAEALKARKPGFKAVAVEPIDSPVLSGGNPGPHKIQGIGAGFIPDVFNGKAIDEIIQVQSADAFETARAVAATEGLLVGISSGAALHAATELAKRPENKGKNIVVILPDTGERYLSTPLFGEE
- a CDS encoding heavy metal translocating P-type ATPase is translated as MAEARNNLSADTVLLKVGGMTCAACSGRVERGLAKLPGVEKAAVNLATGKAAVTYDRSQLSLNEIAQKIEALGYTVIRDKVELKITGMTCAACSGRVERSLNKLPGVVSAVVNLAVEKATVEYYPDVVSVQDIKAKIEATGFGALDLTDTAAVDKEQQTHEAESNKQRFRLFLAAGFSVPLLLGMILHMLGLMGGVTEFLMNPYFQFVMATPVQFIAGWQFYRGAYMVLKNGSANMDVLVVLGTSAAYFYSIANVLRGEPHLYFETSAILITLIILGKLLEANAKGKTSEAIKALMGLQAKTARVVRDGQEMDIPVEAVLVGDVVVVRPGEKIPVDGIIREGTSTVDESMLTGESLPVDKAVGDQVVGATINKLGTFKFEAVKVGKDTALAQIVRIVEAAQGSKAPIQRFADVVSGYFVPVVVGLSLVTFAVWFFILDPGNFARALVNFTAVLVIACPCALGLATPTSIMVGTGKGAESGILIKGAEHLEHAHKLTTIVLDKTGTITKGQPEVTDIVTLAGMAEAELVRLAISAEKNSEHPLAQAIVAHGQQQGIALSEPESFTAIPGHGIEVAIEGKRILVGTRKLMKENNIEYETAVATIEQLELQGKTVMLLAVDNQLSGLLAVADTVKESSAQAVAELQKMGIEVWMMTGDNTRTAQAIAQAVGITNVMAEVLPEHKAAKVEALKQEGKIVGMVGDGINDAPALAIADVGFAIGTGTDVAIEAADITLIRGELTGLVAAIRLSKATMRNIKQNLFWALVYNSLGIPVAAAGFLSPVLAGAAMAFSSVSVVTNALRLKRFDPYGELK
- a CDS encoding CopZ family metallochaperone, translating into MSQAAEIVLKVEGMSCGHCKMSVEKALQAIPGVVSASVDLEKKEALVTGTAARDALVKAVEDVGFDVV
- a CDS encoding purple acid phosphatase family protein encodes the protein MAGYRIRDGILIFLLAAVLAVLPVPLAGAVADAYTAQHVTLTWTDRASVTQTITWKTESSWPVGKIMYAEKADSNVFTAKATVVTATSRPLPADGSGLVVHVAALTGLKPDTTYMYLLGDGDSWSRPYWFTTAPANTAAFRFLVFGDSQSDRYESWGRLVRQAYQANPQAAFLTVVGDLVDVGADYGQWQEWFDAAEAVISNVTVMPLTGNHETYTPVWGERTMPVLFTAQFKLPANGPDGLQGLVYSFDYGDAHFVILDSQEREEARFIPDMLARQQAWLDADLAATAKRWKIVLLHKTPYPVKSGRSNEPVKAAFVPLFDKHRVDVVISGHDHVYARTYPLTGDKITAGGTIYVTAGRSGAKAYQYVTPNELHEFFHNPFEEPNYLVVEVGQDKLSVKTVSQSGQQIDSWQRMKERTKEKIAS
- a CDS encoding metal-sensitive transcriptional regulator, coding for MLNEQEKVSIKKRLRRIGGQINGIEKMVEESRYCVDVLQQIMAARAALNQVALIMLESHTKSCVVNAIKEDRTEQAVDELMSVLSKFAK